The following proteins are co-located in the Cutaneotrichosporon cavernicola HIS019 DNA, chromosome: 3 genome:
- a CDS encoding uncharacterized protein (Cyclophilin type peptidyl-prolyl cis-trans isomerase/CLD), with the protein MTLPRVFMDFTVADAPLGRVVFELFSDVVPKTAENFRALCTGEKRNKAGEPLAYKGSPVHRVIEGFMLQGGDFTKRNGSGGESIYGGMFADERLEGDGTEVNRDGLLVMANRGPDTNGSQWFVTLAPAPHLTGKHVVFGRVVSGMDHIKTIGALPTDGRDRPFSPVIVSHAGELELRRPARAISPSRSPTRSRSRSPRRRGKYSDDSDSDDEERRRRRRARKERHREERRERRERRDRREEKDKKERRRRSVSESISELDARLEAEEKARLGEERAIKEEEMKARREREQKAVRESGGVVYKGRGAMRYRDPESRPTNYNPRGQDTRARYRRGDGGGRWEQDGGRGGAPRGDDEERRERDRDDRGGRRWGADKWERSAPAFERATDRWDAGRMGDGASAAREGLAARLSARRTSGEGLDYGADEVQRAVEVERDVVRDGGEGRNARAAAWTATRRESPRRSHIASPSKSERDERRSPSPGGSDMELDRD; encoded by the exons ATGACCCTTCCGCGTGTGTTCATGGACTTTACGGTCGCCGATGCGCCGCTCGGCCGCGTTGTG TTTGAGCTCTTCTCAGATGT cgtACCCAAGACTGCCGAGAA CTTCCGCGCTTTGTGCACTGGCGAGAAGCGGAACAAGGCTGGCGAGCCGCTCGCGTACAAGGGCTCACCTGTCCACCGCGTCATCGAGGGATTCATGCTACAGGGGGGAGACTTTACGAAGCGGAACGGGTCGGGTGGCGAGTCGATCTACGGCGGCATGTTCGCGGatgagcgcctcgagggcgacggaACAGAGGTTAACCGTGATGG GCTCCTCGTCATGGCCAACCGTGGACCTGACACCAACGGGTCGCAATGGTTTGTGACGCTCGCGCCTGCGCCACATCTCACTGGCAAGCACGT GGTGTTTGGACGCGTCGTCTCAGGCATGGACCACATCAAGACCATTGGCGCGCTGCCGACAGACGGTCGCGACCGCCCTTTCTCGCCCGTCATCGTCTCACACGCTGGCGAActcgagctgcgccgccCTGCCCGCGCAATCTCACCCTCTCGTTCCCCTacacgctcgcgctctcgctctcccCGCCGCAGGGGCAAGTACtcggacgactcggactcggacgacgaggaaaggcgtcgacgtcgacgtgcgCGGAAGGAGAGACATCGTGAGGAACGTAGGGAACGGCGTGAACGCCGCGACCGcagggaggagaaggacaagaaggaacgccgccgccgttccGTATCCGAGAGTATCAGCGAACTCGACGCGCGTcttgaggccgaggagaaaGCGCGACTTggagaggagcgcgcgatcaaggaggaggagatgaaggcacggcgcgagcgtgagcaGAAGGCTGTTCGCGAGTCGGGAGGTGTCGTCTACAAGG GCCGCGGGGCTATGCGGTACCGCGACCCAGAGTCGCGGCCGACGAACTACAACCCGCGTGGACAGGATACGAGGGCCCGTTACCGCCGCGGTGATGGCGGTGGTCGGTGGGAGCAGGACGGCGGACGCGGGGGTGCTCCCcgaggcgacgacgaggagaggagagagcGCGATCGTGACGACAGGGGTGGACGACGCTGGGGTGCGGACAAGTGGGAGCGCTCCGCGCCTGCGTTTGAGCGCGCGACCGACCGGTGGGACGCGGGACGCATGGGTGACGGCGCGAGTGCAGCGAGGGAAGGTTTGGCTGCGCGACTCAGTGCTCGTCGGACCAGTGGAGAGGGGCTGGACTACGGGGCTGATGAGGTGCAGCGCGCagttgaggttgagcgcgacgtTGTGCGTGATggcggagaaggacgcAATGCGCGTGCGGCGGCTTGGActgcgacgaggcgcgAATCACCCCGCCGCTCCCACATCGCGTCTCCCTCAAAAAGCGAACGGGATGAGCGTcgctcaccttcccccggGGGAAGCGACATGGAACTCGATAGAGACTAG
- the TUB4 gene encoding uncharacterized protein (Tubulin is the major constituent of microtubules. The gamma chain is found at microtubule organizing centers (MTOC) such as the spindle poles or the centrosome) encodes MGREIISIQTGQAGNQIGQEFWQKLCAEHGISPTGMLEDWAENQGDRKDVFFYQADDEHYIPRAILIDLEPRVINNILTSPFKGLYNPENIYVSKNGGGAGNNWAQGYAAGERVYDDLIEMIDREADGSDSLEGFMLLHSIAGGTGSGLGSFLLERLNDRFPKKLIQTYSVFPEASDVVVQPYNSLLATKRLVNNADSVVVLDNGALTRIAADRLHVQDPSFVQTNQLVSTVMAASTTTLRYPSYMNNDLVGIIASLIPTPRCHFLMTSYTPFTGDEIDKAKSIRKTTTLDVMRRLLQPKNRLVSTTSTRTSCYVSCLNIISGDVDPTDVHKSLLRIRERQLANFIPWGPASIQVALTKRKTSQNRVSGIMMANHTSMASLFKRMLDQYDRLRKRNAFLEQYKKEDMFSNGLEEFDDSRRVVAEMAEEYRAMESESYITYG; translated from the exons ATGGGCCGCGAGATCATCTCCATCCAGACCGGCCAGGCCGGTAACCAGA TCGGACAAGAG ttcTGGCAGAAGCTGTGTGCAGAACATGGAATCTCACCAACGGGTATGCTCGAGGACTGGGCCGAGAACCAGGGTGACCGCAAGGACGTCTTCTTCTACCAGGCCGACGATGAGCACTACATCCCTCGCGCGatcctcatcgacctcgagccACGA gtcATTAACAACATCCTCACGTCGCCGTTCAAGGGGCTCTACAACCCCGAGAACATCTACGTTTCGAAgaacggcggcggtgcgggCAATAACTGGGCACAAGGTTATGCCGCAGGCGAGCGCGTATACGACGACCTGATCGAGATGATCGACAGGGAAGCGGACGGCAGCGACAGTCTAGAG GGGTTCATGCTGCTCCACTCCATTGCCGGCGGTACAGGATCAGGCCTTGGCTCGTTCCTCCTGGAGCGCTTGAACGACCGCTTCCCCAAGAAGCTCATCCAGACGTACTCAGTCTTCCCCGAGGCGTCCGACGTCGTGGTGCAACCATACAACTCGCTGCTCGCCACGAAGCGGCTGGTGAACAACGCCGACTCGGTCGTCGTTCTTGACAACGGCGCTCTGACCCGTATCGCCGCGGACCGCCTGCATGTCCAGGACCCGAGCTTCGTCCAAACAAACCAGCTAGTCTCCACCGTCATGGCCGCGAGCACGACTACCCTCCGCTACCCGTCGTACATGAACAACGACCTCGTAGGGATCATTGCGAGCTTGATCCCGACGCCCAGGTGTCACTTCCTCATGACGAGCTACACGCCGTTCAccggcgacgagatcgacaaG GCGAAGTCGATCCGCAAGACGACTACGCTGGACGTCATGCGCCGCTTGCTGCAACCGAAGAACCGCCTAGTATCCACGACGTCAACGCGCACGTCGTGCTACGTGTCGTGCTTGAACATCATCtctggcgacgtcgacccaACGGACGTTCACAAGTCGCTGCTGCGCATCCGTGAGCGGCAACTCGCCAACTTCATTCCCTGGGGACCAGCAAGTATCCAGGTCGCGCTCACGAAGCGCAAGACGTCGCAGAACCGCGTGTCGGGCATCATGATGGCGAACCACACGAGCATGGCATCG ctcTTCAAACGCATGCTCGACCAGTACGACCGTCTGCGCAAGCGTAATGCGTTCCTCGAGCAGtacaagaaggaggacatGTTCTCGAATGGGCTGGAGGAGTTTGACGACTCTCG gcGCGTGGTtgccgagatggccgaAGAGTACAGGGCAATGGAGAGCGAGTCGTACATCACTTACGGATGA
- a CDS encoding uncharacterized protein (to glycerophosphoryl diester phosphodiesterase family), with the protein MLALALFALLPAIVAVPYKRDTAPVSSLRHDLSHFTFSPIKHISLGPRPYYLVDDMSPSPLKDKLTKCKEYPAKTSSWSIGHRGGGTLQFPEHTVESNLAGARMGAGILECDVAFTKDLQLVCRHSQCDLHTTTNVVATELGAKCSQPFKPANGSAPASAKCCTADFTMAELRTLCAKMESSYANATSPQEYLGGVAPWRTTLYNQCGTIMSHKDHIQMTLALGLDFTPELKTPEVPLPEGYSQEKYAQQLVDDYRAAGVDFKRVWPQSFLYSDILYWIKNEPKFARQALFLDETGDDGKLANATAALAGRAKDGVKWVSPPTSYLLTAVDGKLEPSAYAKEAKRLGLGVVAWSLERSGPLDQIKGNYYYEHFDSAVKRDGDMFVVLDALKNAGVDKVFSDWSAATTFYANCMGLK; encoded by the coding sequence ATGCTGGCTCTCGCCCTCTTTGCCCTCCTTCCCGCGATCGTGGCCGTCCCATACAAGCGCGACACGGCCCCAGTCTCCAGCCTCCGCCACGACCTGAGCCACTTCACATTTTCGCCGATCAAGCACATCTCTCTCGGTCCGCGTCCCTACTACTTGGTGGACGACATGTCTCCTTCGCCCCTCAAGGACAAGTTGACAAAGTGCAAAGAATACCCCGCAAAGACGTCCAGTTGGTCAATCGGAcaccgaggcggcggaacACTCCAGTTTCCAGAACACACTGTTGAGAGTAATCTCGCCGGGGCGCGGATGGGCGCTGGGATCCTCGAGTGCGATGTTGCGTTCACAAAGGATCTGCAGCTCGTCTGTCGCCATTCCCAGTGCGACTTGCATACGACTACCAATGTCGTTGCGACGGAACTGGGAGCAAAGTGCTCGCAGCCTTTCAAGCCGGCTAACGGGAGCGCTCCCGCATCGGCAAAGTGCTGTACGGCCGACTTTACCAtggccgagctgcgcacACTTTGCGCCAAGATGGAGTCTAGTTACGCCAATGCTACTAGCCCCCAAGAGTATTTGGGTGGAGTCGCGCCATGGCGAACGACGCTGTATAATCAGTGCGGGACGATCATGAGCCACAAGGACCATATCCAGATGACGCTTGCCCTCGGACTCGACTTTACCCCCGAGCTCAAGACGCCAGAAGTCCCACTTCCGGAGGGGTACAGTCAGGAAAAGTACGCCCAGCAGCTTGTGGACGATTACCGCGCCGCAGGAGTCGACTTTAAGCGTGTTTGGCCCCAGAGCTTCCTCTACTCTGACATCCTTTATTGGATCAAGAACGAGCCCAAGTTTGCGCGCCAGgcgctcttcctcgacgagacAGGGGACGACGGCAAGCTAGCCAATGCTACCGCAGCACTTGCGGGTCGCGCCAAGGACGGGGTCAAGTGGGTCTCGCCACCGACTAGCTACCTCCTCACCGCTGTGGatggcaagctcgagccTAGCGCGTACGCAAAGGAGGCTAAGCGGCTCGGTTTGGGCGTCGTCGCTTGGTCGCTTGAGCGGTCTGGGCCGCTTGACCAGATCAAGGGCAACTACTACTACGAGCACTTTGACAGCGCTGTTAAGCGTGATGGCGACATGTtcgtcgtgctcgacgcgcttAAGAATGCTggcgtcgacaaggtcTTCTCCGACTGGTCTGCTGCCACTACCTTCTACGCGAACTGCATGGGACTCAAGTAG